One segment of Anopheles stephensi strain Indian chromosome 3, UCI_ANSTEP_V1.0, whole genome shotgun sequence DNA contains the following:
- the LOC118509636 gene encoding mucin-2-like isoform X1 produces the protein MKSTTILLGVLLAVGTARADISTLLRGGYSNNNILQDDGYHYDKPKVPFEEPTTPRKCAVSDQNPDGSCGYDYPKPDQSFTLPNEYLPPTTTTTRRTTTTTRPTTTTTRRTTTTTRPTTTTTRRTTTTTRPTTTTTRRTTPVQEYLPPSTTRRTTTTTRPTTTTTRRTTTTTRPTTTTRRTTTPRVVTTTSKCPLSAQNPDGSCGYDYPKPDQSFTLPNRVSTTTTTRRPPTTTTRRTTTTTRPTTTTTRRTTTTPRVVTTTKCPPSAQNPDGSCGYDYPKPDQSFTLPNRVSTTTQRPTTTTRRTTTTTRPTTTTTRRTTTATTRPTTRTTQRIVTTTTKCPPSAQNPDGSCGYDYPKPDQSFTLPNRVSTTTPRPTTTTRRTTTTRRTTQPQEYLPPTTTTRRTTTRRTTTRPTTTTTRRTTTTTTRPTTTTRRTTTPRIVTTTKCPVSAQNPDGSCGYDYPKPDQSFTLPNRVSTTTTTRRTTPRQEYLPPTTTTRRTTTRPTTTTTRRTTTTTRPTTTTTRRTTTRPVVTTTKCPVSAQNPDGSCGYDYPKPDQSFTLPNRVSTTTTRRPTTTTTRRTTTTTRRTTPAVEYLPPTTTTRRTTTRPPTTTTRRTTTTTRPTTTTTRRTTTTTRPTTRTTPRIVTTTKCPPSAQNPDGSCGYDYPKPDQSFTLPNRVSTTTPRPTTTTRRTTTTTRRTTPAQEYLPPSSTTRRTTTTTRPTTTTTRRTTTTTRPTTTTTRRTTTTTRPTTRTTPRIVTTTKCPPSAQNPDGSCGYDYPKPDQSFTLPNRVSTTTTTTTRRPTTTTRRTTTTTRRTTPPQEYLPPTTTTRRPTTTTTRPTTTTTRRTTTTTRPTTTTRLTTTTTRRTTTRPPPVVTTKCPLSAQNPDGSCGYDYPKPDQSFTLPNRVSTTTPRTTTTRRTTPPQEYLPPTTTTTTRRPTTTTTTRRTTTTSRPTTTTTRRTTPPVEYLPPTTTTRRTTTTTRPTTTTTRRTTTTTRPTTRTTPRVVTTTKCPLSQQNPDGSCGYDYPKPDNSFTLPNRVSTTTTPRPTTTTTRRTTTTTRTTTTRRTTPPQEYLPPSTTTTRRTTTTTRPTTTRTTSTTTTTTPRPTTTTAKGCSDGELNPDGTCGYDYPKPPNPLTLPPKIPTTPAPEYLPPDETTGYDYPKPAIPFNF, from the exons AAGAGCACTACCATATTGCTTGGTGTGCTGCTAGCCGTCGGAACGGCAAGGGCGGACATTTCCACCCTCCTGCGTGGTGGCTACTCGAACAACAACATCCTGCAGGACGATGGATACCATTACGACAAACCAAAGGTACCGTTCGAGGAGCCAACGACACCGCGCAAGTGTGCGGTATCGGATCAAAATCCGGACGGAAGCTGTGGCTACGATTACCCGAAGCCGGATCAATCCTTCACGCTGCCCAACGAGTATCTGCCACCAACAACGACG ACGACACGCAggacaacaacgacaacacgccctacgacgacgacaacgcgCAGAACCACAACTACTACGCGCCCAACGACAACCACCACGCGAAGAACTACAACCACAACACGTCCAACAACGACG ACTACTCGCCGAACTACTCCGGTTCAGGAATATCTCCCGCCGAGCACTACCCGTCGGACGACTACAACTACCCGGCCCACGACTACG ACCACCCGTCGTACGACAACTACCACCAGACCGACGACGACAACCCGAAGAACGACTACACCGCGTGTCGTAACAACGACGAGCAAGTGTCCTCTGTCGGCTCAGAATCCTGACGGTAGCTGCGGTTACGATTATCCGAAACCGGATCAATCATTCACCCTACCGAACCGTGTGtccaccacgaccaccactCGCCGACCTCCAACAACG ACGACAAGACGAACGACCACAACCACGCGTCCAACGACTACCACAACGAGACGTACCACCACAACGCCGCGGGTCGTAACCACTACCAAGTGTCCACCGTCGGCCCAGAACCCTGATGGAAGCTGCGGATACGACTATCCGAAGCCCGATCAGTCCTTCACCCTGCCGAATCGTGTTTCAACCACCACGCAAAGACCAACG ACAACAACTCGTCGGACGACAACGACCACAAGGCCAACGACAACG ACTACGCGCCGTACGACCACTGCCACCACACGACCAACCACTAGAACAACGCAGCGGATTgtgaccaccaccacaaagTGTCCTCCGTCGGCCCAAAATCCGGACGGAAGCTGTGGTTACGATTATCCCAAGCCGGATCAATCCTTCACGCTGCCCAATCGAGTCTCAACAACCACGCCTCGACCGACAACG ACCACGCGTCGTACGACTACAACACGCCGGACAACGCAACCTCAGGAGTATCTTCCacctacgacgacgacgagacgAACGACGACGAGACGAACGACGACTCGGCCCACAACAACG ACAACACGTcgcactaccaccaccaccacccgtccAACGACCACAACCCGTCGAACAACGACACCGAGGATCGTAACCACTACCAAGTGTCCTGTTTCGGCACAGAATCCTGATGGAAGCTGTGGCTACGACTACCCGAAACCGGACCAGTCCTTTACACTGCCAAATCGTGTGTCCACAACGACCACAACCCGGCGAACAACACCGCGCCAGGAATATCTACCGCCAACGACAACGACCCGCCGGACGACCACGCGTCCTACAACGACG ACAACTCGTCgcacaacaaccaccacacgcccaacaaccacaacaacacggCGAACCACCACGAGGCCCGTTGTAACGACGACCAAGTGTCCTGTTTCGGCTCAAAATCCTGACGGAAGCTGTGGATACGACTATCCGAAGCCGGATCAATCCTTTACACTGCCCAACAGAGTATCTACGACAACAACCCGCCGGCCAACAACCACT ACCACTCGTCGTACGACGACTACCACCAGAAGGACTACACCCGCTGTAGAGTATCTGccaccgacgacgaccacACGTCGAACTACCACACGGCCACCAACCACTACCACACGccgcacaaccaccaccacccgaccGACTACTACG ACCACAAGAAGGACGACAACTACCACGCGCCCAACAACCAGAACGACACCGCGTATCGTAACGACCACAAAGTGTCCTCCATCGGCGCAGAATCCGGACGGAAGCTGTGGGTATGATTACCCGAAGCCGGATCAATCCTTCACGCTGCCTAATCGTGTATCGACGACAACTCCAAGACCAACCACT ACCACTCGTCGCACTACAACGACCACACGTAGAACAACTCCGGCCCAGGAATATCTGCCACCGAGCTCCACTACTCGTCGCACGACCACAACAACCAGGCCAACGACTACCACCACGCGGCGCACAACCACTACTACTCGTCCAACAACGACG ACCACAAGAAGAACGACAACTACCACAAGGCCCACGACCAGGACGACACCGCGTATCGTAACCACTACGAAGTGTCCACCGTCGGCACAGAATCCGGACGGAAGCTGTGGATATGATTACCCGAAGCCGGATCAGTCCTTTACCCTTCCGAACCGTGTgtccactaccaccaccaccaccacaagaCGGCCAACTACG ACAACACGCCGTACCACAACGACTACTCGCAGGACGACTCCGCCGCAGGAGTATCTGCCACCGACCACTACCACGCGTCGTCCAACGACAACGACCACTCGCCCAACTACTACG ACAACGCGTCGtacgaccaccaccactaggCCTACAACCACTACCAGGCTAACGACTACTACCACTCGCAGAACGACAACACGACCCCCGCCAGTAGTGACGACCAAGTGTCCACTGTCGGCACAGAATCCGGACGGTAGCTGCGGTTACGATTACCCGAAGCCGGATCAATCGTTCACCCTTCCGAACCGTGTCTCTACAACTACACCACGAACAACTACG ACTCGTCGAACAACTCCACCTCAGGAGTATCTACCACCAACTACTACCACAACTACCCGTCGGCCAACAACGACCACTACGACGCGCCGTACAACGACCACCTCACGGCCCACGACTACG ACTACTCGGAGAACCACACCGCCAGTGGAGTATCTACCGCCAACGACAACGACCCGACgtaccacaaccaccacacgTCCAACGACAACG ACTACACGCCGaacaaccacaaccaccagGCCAACAACGCGCACAACGCCTCGCGTAGTGACAACGACCAAATGTCCACTGTCTCAGCAAAACCCGGACGGTAGCTGCGGTTACGATTACCCGAAACCGGACAATTCGTTTACGCTTCCGAACCGTGTCTCAACTACTACCACCCCGAGACCCACCACG ACAACAACACGACGCACAACGACCACTACTAGGACCACTACCACGCGCCGTACGACACCGCCCCAGGAGTATCTGCCACCATCGACCACCACAACGAGA CGCACCACGACCACAACGCGACCCACTACGACCAGGACGACGTCAACCACTACCACGACAACTCCACGGCCAACCACAACCACGGCGAAGGGGTGCAGCGATGGGGAGCTCAACCCGGACGGTACCTGCGGTTACGATTATCCGAAACCACCCAACCCGCTCACACTGCCACCAAAGATTCCGACCACGCCGGCACCCGAATATCTGCCACCGGACGAAACGACCGGCTACGATTACCCCAAGCCAGCCATACCGTTTAACTTCTAG
- the LOC118509636 gene encoding mucin-2-like isoform X2 gives MSTTILLGVLLAVGTARADISTLLRGGYSNNNILQDDGYHYDKPKVPFEEPTTPRKCAVSDQNPDGSCGYDYPKPDQSFTLPNEYLPPTTTTTRRTTTTTRPTTTTTRRTTTTTRPTTTTTRRTTTTTRPTTTTTRRTTPVQEYLPPSTTRRTTTTTRPTTTTTRRTTTTTRPTTTTRRTTTPRVVTTTSKCPLSAQNPDGSCGYDYPKPDQSFTLPNRVSTTTTTRRPPTTTTRRTTTTTRPTTTTTRRTTTTPRVVTTTKCPPSAQNPDGSCGYDYPKPDQSFTLPNRVSTTTQRPTTTTRRTTTTTRPTTTTTRRTTTATTRPTTRTTQRIVTTTTKCPPSAQNPDGSCGYDYPKPDQSFTLPNRVSTTTPRPTTTTRRTTTTRRTTQPQEYLPPTTTTRRTTTRRTTTRPTTTTTRRTTTTTTRPTTTTRRTTTPRIVTTTKCPVSAQNPDGSCGYDYPKPDQSFTLPNRVSTTTTTRRTTPRQEYLPPTTTTRRTTTRPTTTTTRRTTTTTRPTTTTTRRTTTRPVVTTTKCPVSAQNPDGSCGYDYPKPDQSFTLPNRVSTTTTRRPTTTTTRRTTTTTRRTTPAVEYLPPTTTTRRTTTRPPTTTTRRTTTTTRPTTTTTRRTTTTTRPTTRTTPRIVTTTKCPPSAQNPDGSCGYDYPKPDQSFTLPNRVSTTTPRPTTTTRRTTTTTRRTTPAQEYLPPSSTTRRTTTTTRPTTTTTRRTTTTTRPTTTTTRRTTTTTRPTTRTTPRIVTTTKCPPSAQNPDGSCGYDYPKPDQSFTLPNRVSTTTTTTTRRPTTTTRRTTTTTRRTTPPQEYLPPTTTTRRPTTTTTRPTTTTTRRTTTTTRPTTTTRLTTTTTRRTTTRPPPVVTTKCPLSAQNPDGSCGYDYPKPDQSFTLPNRVSTTTPRTTTTRRTTPPQEYLPPTTTTTTRRPTTTTTTRRTTTTSRPTTTTTRRTTPPVEYLPPTTTTRRTTTTTRPTTTTTRRTTTTTRPTTRTTPRVVTTTKCPLSQQNPDGSCGYDYPKPDNSFTLPNRVSTTTTPRPTTTTTRRTTTTTRTTTTRRTTPPQEYLPPSTTTTRRTTTTTRPTTTRTTSTTTTTTPRPTTTTAKGCSDGELNPDGTCGYDYPKPPNPLTLPPKIPTTPAPEYLPPDETTGYDYPKPAIPFNF, from the exons AGCACTACCATATTGCTTGGTGTGCTGCTAGCCGTCGGAACGGCAAGGGCGGACATTTCCACCCTCCTGCGTGGTGGCTACTCGAACAACAACATCCTGCAGGACGATGGATACCATTACGACAAACCAAAGGTACCGTTCGAGGAGCCAACGACACCGCGCAAGTGTGCGGTATCGGATCAAAATCCGGACGGAAGCTGTGGCTACGATTACCCGAAGCCGGATCAATCCTTCACGCTGCCCAACGAGTATCTGCCACCAACAACGACG ACGACACGCAggacaacaacgacaacacgccctacgacgacgacaacgcgCAGAACCACAACTACTACGCGCCCAACGACAACCACCACGCGAAGAACTACAACCACAACACGTCCAACAACGACG ACTACTCGCCGAACTACTCCGGTTCAGGAATATCTCCCGCCGAGCACTACCCGTCGGACGACTACAACTACCCGGCCCACGACTACG ACCACCCGTCGTACGACAACTACCACCAGACCGACGACGACAACCCGAAGAACGACTACACCGCGTGTCGTAACAACGACGAGCAAGTGTCCTCTGTCGGCTCAGAATCCTGACGGTAGCTGCGGTTACGATTATCCGAAACCGGATCAATCATTCACCCTACCGAACCGTGTGtccaccacgaccaccactCGCCGACCTCCAACAACG ACGACAAGACGAACGACCACAACCACGCGTCCAACGACTACCACAACGAGACGTACCACCACAACGCCGCGGGTCGTAACCACTACCAAGTGTCCACCGTCGGCCCAGAACCCTGATGGAAGCTGCGGATACGACTATCCGAAGCCCGATCAGTCCTTCACCCTGCCGAATCGTGTTTCAACCACCACGCAAAGACCAACG ACAACAACTCGTCGGACGACAACGACCACAAGGCCAACGACAACG ACTACGCGCCGTACGACCACTGCCACCACACGACCAACCACTAGAACAACGCAGCGGATTgtgaccaccaccacaaagTGTCCTCCGTCGGCCCAAAATCCGGACGGAAGCTGTGGTTACGATTATCCCAAGCCGGATCAATCCTTCACGCTGCCCAATCGAGTCTCAACAACCACGCCTCGACCGACAACG ACCACGCGTCGTACGACTACAACACGCCGGACAACGCAACCTCAGGAGTATCTTCCacctacgacgacgacgagacgAACGACGACGAGACGAACGACGACTCGGCCCACAACAACG ACAACACGTcgcactaccaccaccaccacccgtccAACGACCACAACCCGTCGAACAACGACACCGAGGATCGTAACCACTACCAAGTGTCCTGTTTCGGCACAGAATCCTGATGGAAGCTGTGGCTACGACTACCCGAAACCGGACCAGTCCTTTACACTGCCAAATCGTGTGTCCACAACGACCACAACCCGGCGAACAACACCGCGCCAGGAATATCTACCGCCAACGACAACGACCCGCCGGACGACCACGCGTCCTACAACGACG ACAACTCGTCgcacaacaaccaccacacgcccaacaaccacaacaacacggCGAACCACCACGAGGCCCGTTGTAACGACGACCAAGTGTCCTGTTTCGGCTCAAAATCCTGACGGAAGCTGTGGATACGACTATCCGAAGCCGGATCAATCCTTTACACTGCCCAACAGAGTATCTACGACAACAACCCGCCGGCCAACAACCACT ACCACTCGTCGTACGACGACTACCACCAGAAGGACTACACCCGCTGTAGAGTATCTGccaccgacgacgaccacACGTCGAACTACCACACGGCCACCAACCACTACCACACGccgcacaaccaccaccacccgaccGACTACTACG ACCACAAGAAGGACGACAACTACCACGCGCCCAACAACCAGAACGACACCGCGTATCGTAACGACCACAAAGTGTCCTCCATCGGCGCAGAATCCGGACGGAAGCTGTGGGTATGATTACCCGAAGCCGGATCAATCCTTCACGCTGCCTAATCGTGTATCGACGACAACTCCAAGACCAACCACT ACCACTCGTCGCACTACAACGACCACACGTAGAACAACTCCGGCCCAGGAATATCTGCCACCGAGCTCCACTACTCGTCGCACGACCACAACAACCAGGCCAACGACTACCACCACGCGGCGCACAACCACTACTACTCGTCCAACAACGACG ACCACAAGAAGAACGACAACTACCACAAGGCCCACGACCAGGACGACACCGCGTATCGTAACCACTACGAAGTGTCCACCGTCGGCACAGAATCCGGACGGAAGCTGTGGATATGATTACCCGAAGCCGGATCAGTCCTTTACCCTTCCGAACCGTGTgtccactaccaccaccaccaccacaagaCGGCCAACTACG ACAACACGCCGTACCACAACGACTACTCGCAGGACGACTCCGCCGCAGGAGTATCTGCCACCGACCACTACCACGCGTCGTCCAACGACAACGACCACTCGCCCAACTACTACG ACAACGCGTCGtacgaccaccaccactaggCCTACAACCACTACCAGGCTAACGACTACTACCACTCGCAGAACGACAACACGACCCCCGCCAGTAGTGACGACCAAGTGTCCACTGTCGGCACAGAATCCGGACGGTAGCTGCGGTTACGATTACCCGAAGCCGGATCAATCGTTCACCCTTCCGAACCGTGTCTCTACAACTACACCACGAACAACTACG ACTCGTCGAACAACTCCACCTCAGGAGTATCTACCACCAACTACTACCACAACTACCCGTCGGCCAACAACGACCACTACGACGCGCCGTACAACGACCACCTCACGGCCCACGACTACG ACTACTCGGAGAACCACACCGCCAGTGGAGTATCTACCGCCAACGACAACGACCCGACgtaccacaaccaccacacgTCCAACGACAACG ACTACACGCCGaacaaccacaaccaccagGCCAACAACGCGCACAACGCCTCGCGTAGTGACAACGACCAAATGTCCACTGTCTCAGCAAAACCCGGACGGTAGCTGCGGTTACGATTACCCGAAACCGGACAATTCGTTTACGCTTCCGAACCGTGTCTCAACTACTACCACCCCGAGACCCACCACG ACAACAACACGACGCACAACGACCACTACTAGGACCACTACCACGCGCCGTACGACACCGCCCCAGGAGTATCTGCCACCATCGACCACCACAACGAGA CGCACCACGACCACAACGCGACCCACTACGACCAGGACGACGTCAACCACTACCACGACAACTCCACGGCCAACCACAACCACGGCGAAGGGGTGCAGCGATGGGGAGCTCAACCCGGACGGTACCTGCGGTTACGATTATCCGAAACCACCCAACCCGCTCACACTGCCACCAAAGATTCCGACCACGCCGGCACCCGAATATCTGCCACCGGACGAAACGACCGGCTACGATTACCCCAAGCCAGCCATACCGTTTAACTTCTAG
- the LOC118509681 gene encoding uncharacterized protein LOC118509681 has product MFNDRKLTGTGHGFVKAYSNNWLSQLGAVYKYESPKDVLRKPNHQHRKIALYSILAMAFVAFFTLFMIVHEADRKSRQMLIDASFTNETAIEPSAGGYNTILTTPLSSGIASSGNTTSQEEDESTSVKRTRRLRYYGAEQKPVGRDRLVLLPARFLKPPLPLAPDWSSWEEAKANPSTGEEAERRRDTLTVEPKPFQVAMSGLVPVGFQQPPRANRTTKALANDWTPSSVQDIVRQLTLAKRKQQQQLQQQHLLYYNYPYNPSLQPAEFNHPVHPNHRVKFSGIYRHPRKEGDITTLFGAASQRPREVHLQAPQLINQQLQPDRLYNFKPSNPSEVNLLATEQFRFAPATGTSTPESDEWPTRGMPFSVMLNLEPMPIVGPPGTKALSPQRYRKRLRNPYRNPYRQPAWPEQTFAQLAPYQQRARPSQQQQPYRAAFGQAGSEEYEGENYFRKEGRVPPRIPPFSAPFIAPGRLMVHFNIYPRHQPISQVAERKSGHDYTTPPESFGSSELNTGETPATSEAPTIVAPVTSTVEVIKSIEIPTKINFDHVPLGRNPPPPLPSFSRWTSDDRRNGGWNGALRA; this is encoded by the exons ATGTTCAACGACAGAAAACTCACCGGCACTGGGCACGGGTTCGTGAAGGCGTACAGTAACAATTGGCTGTCGCAGCTGGGAGCGGTGTATAA ATATGAATCACCGAAGGACGTGCTCCGTAAACCGAACCACCAGCACCGGAAGATCGCCCTGTACAGCATCCTGGCGATGGCGTTTGTCGCCTTCTTTACGCTCTTCATGATTGTGCACGAGGCGGACCGAAAATCGCGCCAAATGTTGATCGACGCAAGCTTCACCAACGAAACGGCCATCGAACCAAGCGCCGGCGGATACAACACGATCCTCACAACGCCTCTCTCATCGGGAATCGCGTCGTCCGGGAACACAACGTCCCAGGAGGAAGACGAGTCGACCTCCGTGAAGCGTACACGTCGCCTAAGATATTACGGGGCAGAACAAAAGCCAGTGGGACGGGATCGTTTGGTGCTACTTCCAGCTCGGTTCCTTAAGCCACCCTTACCACTTGCCCCCGATTGGTCCTCTTGGGAGGAGGCGAAAGCGAATCCGTCCACTGGTGAGGAAGCCGAACGTCGGCGCGACACACTCACCGTCGAACCGAAACCCTTCCAGGTGGCAATGAGTGGGCTTGTGCCGGTCGGCTTCCAACAACCGCCACGCGCAAACCGAACGACGAAAGCTCTCGCCAACGATTGGACACCATCGAGCGTGCAGGACATCGTACGGCAGCTGACACTGGCCAagcgaaagcagcagcaacagcttcaGCAGCAACATCTGCTCTACTACAACTACCCGTACAATCCGTCCCTGCAACCGGCCGAGTTTAATCATCCGGTACATCCCAATCATCGGGTCAAGTTTAGCGGAATCTATCGACATCCGCGTAAGGAGGGTGACATTACGACGCTGTTCGGTGCGGCCTCTCAGCGTCCCCGGGAAGTCCACCTTCAAGCACCGCAGCTCATAAACCAACAGCTTCAACCCGATCGTCTGTACAACTTCAAACCATCGAACCCGAGCGAAGTGAATCTGCTGGCGACCGAGCAGTTCCGGTTCGCACCGGCCACCGGCACATCCACGCCGGAAAGCGATGAATGGCCCACACGCGGTATGCCGTTCTCGGTGATGCTCAACCTGGAACCGATGCCGATCGTGGGTCCTCCGGGAACGAAAGCACTCTCTCCACAGCGATACAGGAAGCGGCTGCGAAACCCGTACCGGAATCCGTACCGGCAACCGGCATGGCCAGAGCAAACGTTCGCCCAGCTCGCTCCCTATCAGCAGCGTGCTCGACcgtcccagcagcagcaaccgtacCGGGCGGCATTTGGCCAGGCCGGAAGTGAAGAATACGAGGGTGAGAACTATTTCCGCAAGGAGGGACGGGTGCCGCCCCGCATTCCACCCTTTTCCGCACCGTTCATTGCTCCCGGCCGTTTGATGGTGCACTTTAACATCTATCCCCGGCATCAACCGATCTCACAGGTGGCGGAACGTAAATCGGGACACGATTACACCACGCCTCCGGAATCGTTCGGTTCGTCCGAACTGAACACGGGTGAGACACCAGCGACAAGCGAAGCACCGACGATCGTAGCGCCAGTCACATCGACGGTGGAGGTgataaaatcgatcgaaattccAACCAAGATCAACTTCGATCATGTACCGCTCGGGCGCAATCCACCACCGCCGTTGCCTTCGTTTAGCCGATGGACGAGTGACGATCGTAGGAACGGAGGGTGGAACGGAGCATTACGAGCGTGA